The proteins below come from a single Nitrosospira sp. Is2 genomic window:
- a CDS encoding chemotaxis protein CheB: MLPQRIITVGASAGGVESLRGLVGSLPDGLDAAIFVVLHIPPNFVSNLPAILSRAGRLPAVHPEDGEEIRSGHIYVAPPDHHLLIETNRVLVTRGPKENRNRPSVDALFRSAAYNHGSKVIGIVLSGALDDGTSGLWSIKRMGGVTIAQDPREAAFDSMPASALSQVEINHCLSVYQIGPLLMKIANQPQSRQAVDSPEDRSRMAVEVSVAVDGDAFKKGIMNCGELTPFTCPECNGVLVKLKEGKINRFRCHTGHAYSSSALLSGVMEKIDESYWGAMRSLEEAAMLLDETSKSLTDAGQADAAAIFLEQARDAVQQAGMLRKTVLSSKRFSADSLIDEAEKDGGPHDLNAHSSRPASE; the protein is encoded by the coding sequence ATGCTACCTCAACGTATTATAACAGTAGGCGCATCGGCGGGCGGAGTTGAAAGTCTGCGAGGATTAGTAGGTTCGCTACCCGACGGTCTGGACGCAGCCATTTTCGTCGTACTCCATATCCCGCCAAACTTCGTCAGTAACTTGCCTGCTATTCTTAGCAGGGCCGGAAGACTGCCTGCGGTTCACCCAGAAGACGGCGAAGAGATCCGGTCAGGCCATATTTATGTTGCTCCCCCAGACCACCACCTTTTGATTGAGACCAACCGTGTACTTGTAACGCGTGGGCCCAAGGAAAACCGCAATCGTCCGTCTGTCGATGCCCTGTTTCGCTCTGCAGCATACAATCACGGTTCGAAGGTGATTGGGATCGTTCTGTCGGGTGCGTTAGACGATGGTACTTCCGGGCTTTGGAGCATCAAACGAATGGGGGGTGTGACCATTGCCCAGGATCCTAGGGAAGCCGCCTTCGACTCAATGCCTGCAAGCGCGCTCAGCCAGGTTGAGATCAATCATTGCCTCTCCGTCTACCAAATTGGTCCGTTGTTAATGAAAATCGCCAACCAACCGCAATCGAGGCAAGCGGTAGACTCTCCTGAAGACAGGTCGAGAATGGCGGTCGAGGTGAGTGTCGCGGTGGACGGTGACGCGTTTAAGAAAGGAATTATGAACTGCGGCGAGTTGACCCCGTTTACCTGTCCGGAATGTAACGGCGTGTTGGTAAAGCTCAAGGAAGGCAAAATAAATCGGTTTCGTTGCCACACCGGCCACGCCTACTCCTCTAGCGCCTTGCTTTCAGGCGTGATGGAGAAAATAGATGAAAGTTACTGGGGTGCAATGCGCAGTCTTGAAGAGGCCGCGATGCTGCTCGACGAGACAAGTAAGAGCCTGACCGACGCCGGCCAGGCGGATGCAGCGGCGATATTCCTGGAGCAGGCGCGCGACGCGGTGCAGCAAGCCGGAATGCTTCGCAAGACCGTACTGTCCAGTAAGCGATTCAGCGCCGACAGCTTGATTGACGAGGCGGAGAAAGATGGCGGTCCTCATGACCTTAATGCTCATTCGTCCCGTCCAGCCTCTGAGTGA
- a CDS encoding alginate export family protein: MSKLCIGIGALGLAIQVFAADPPPAPAGNTTVAPTTAPPVGAATPLPGTKVDWSKVPPVTAPPRPGMFTMPPSGPNYYTLKDQATGKKRDAPPVSPFAPYALMTTPAFDLDFRYMEKPGYEPDLFDPIKRIHLGDDFLLSFGGSFWYRYMRESDARLTNTSDNYHMIRSRFHADFWYQDKVRLFAEFIDARTFGQALTPQPTDVNHTDMLNLFADVKVATIKDAPAYIRFGRQELLYGSQRLISTLDWVNTRRTFQGVKGFWRTPTFDLDAFWVRPMVTQRDSFDNWDEKQEFFGLWGTYRPMKGQLADFYFLSLDDNRNRAIGSNNLRGDSITHTLGSRIAGDYNQFLYELEGMYQFGQYSNQDLSAFAVASGAGYHFKGVPLNPQFWLRYDFASGDNNLTDGDRTTFNQLFPFGNYYMGWIDRVGRQNIHDFNAQLNLHPVPWANFTAQYHRFYLANKQDFLYNAAGLATLRDPTGQAGSYVGDEIDFRFNINVDRHHNVLVGYSKLFAGDFMKATAPRVSPDLFYVQYNFRF; the protein is encoded by the coding sequence TTGTCTAAACTCTGTATCGGCATCGGTGCTCTGGGCCTTGCGATCCAAGTTTTTGCAGCGGACCCGCCTCCCGCTCCTGCAGGCAACACGACGGTCGCCCCGACCACCGCGCCGCCCGTCGGAGCCGCAACGCCACTCCCGGGAACAAAGGTTGACTGGTCCAAGGTCCCCCCGGTAACAGCGCCGCCCCGGCCAGGCATGTTCACGATGCCGCCATCGGGACCAAACTATTACACCTTAAAGGATCAGGCTACCGGAAAAAAACGCGACGCTCCGCCGGTTTCGCCATTTGCCCCGTATGCGCTGATGACGACGCCGGCCTTTGATCTTGATTTCCGCTATATGGAAAAACCGGGGTATGAGCCCGATCTTTTCGATCCCATTAAGCGCATTCATTTAGGGGATGATTTTCTCCTGTCGTTTGGCGGCAGCTTCTGGTACCGCTACATGCGGGAGTCAGATGCTCGCCTGACTAACACGAGCGACAACTACCACATGATACGGAGCAGGTTCCATGCTGACTTCTGGTATCAGGACAAGGTCCGGTTGTTCGCGGAATTCATCGATGCCCGTACTTTTGGGCAGGCACTGACACCCCAGCCAACCGATGTCAACCACACTGACATGCTGAACCTTTTTGCTGACGTCAAGGTGGCAACGATTAAGGATGCGCCGGCGTATATCCGCTTCGGCCGTCAGGAACTCTTGTATGGATCGCAACGGCTGATCTCGACCCTGGACTGGGTGAATACGCGCCGCACCTTCCAGGGGGTGAAGGGCTTCTGGCGCACGCCCACATTTGACCTGGACGCTTTCTGGGTCCGGCCGATGGTTACTCAAAGAGACAGCTTCGACAACTGGGATGAAAAACAGGAATTCTTCGGCTTGTGGGGAACGTACCGCCCCATGAAGGGCCAGCTGGCTGATTTCTATTTCCTGAGTCTGGACGACAATCGTAATAGAGCGATCGGCAGCAACAACCTCAGGGGCGATTCAATCACGCATACCCTCGGCAGCCGTATCGCAGGCGATTACAACCAGTTTCTGTATGAACTGGAAGGCATGTACCAATTCGGGCAATACTCCAACCAGGATCTCTCGGCTTTTGCAGTCGCCTCGGGTGCCGGATACCATTTCAAGGGCGTTCCGCTAAATCCTCAGTTCTGGCTGCGCTACGACTTCGCTTCGGGCGACAACAACCTGACCGATGGGGACCGCACCACATTCAACCAGCTATTTCCTTTCGGCAACTATTACATGGGCTGGATAGACCGCGTGGGCCGTCAAAATATCCACGACTTCAACGCCCAACTCAATCTGCACCCGGTCCCCTGGGCAAATTTCACGGCTCAATACCACCGCTTTTATCTCGCCAACAAGCAAGACTTTCTGTACAACGCGGCTGGACTTGCTACCTTGCGTGACCCCACGGGACAGGCTGGAAGCTATGTTGGTGATGAAATCGACTTCCGTTTCAATATTAACGTCGACCGGCATCACAATGTACTTGTCGGCTACTCCAAGCTGTTTGCCGGTGATTTTATGAAAGCGACAGCGCCCCGCGTTTCGCCGGATCTGTTTTATGTCCAGTACAACTTCCGGTTCTAA
- a CDS encoding APC family permease — translation MPIKPCPDNFPEVIPSLASETGDKLHRSMSVWNSFTLGFAVVSPVVGLYAIISVQTVVTGGGWFAALVTCLAMQLLVATVYAELSSQFPIAGGAYKWTHQLAGATAGQFAGVIYVSSTIAMLTTTAYTGGVWLSLFSGLPGETGHALVMWGAVFLLLCTLVNVVNVNIFKLVITLGVYAEVVGSLGVALLLFLFFRQHSFSELFQHLGTGTAPGETAAFLAALAIAGWAFIGFDACSTIAEETNEPKRMVPRAVFLSLCVVGSVVLFNSAALTLAFDRDTLQTASNTSDPITPVIVSSFGHWAEKPFLGIVMVAFLACGASVVKYTSRIVYSMAREGNMPAVLSELAPDKTPRKAVLFTVSLAGLGLLFGLNDGAVATVIAFGTGGLYAMFSMTTGVGLYTRLTGRWNPALGELKLGGWGLAINTVAFLWSVFELINIAWPRPYAVSPAAPWWQLWAVPLVLGGIVGVTSLYILVNKIRKKTAPRKVAPQ, via the coding sequence ATGCCGATAAAGCCTTGCCCGGATAATTTTCCCGAGGTCATTCCCTCGTTGGCGTCAGAAACCGGCGATAAGCTTCACCGCAGCATGAGCGTCTGGAACAGCTTCACCCTCGGTTTTGCGGTTGTTTCGCCGGTGGTCGGCCTTTACGCCATTATCAGCGTACAGACTGTGGTCACGGGGGGCGGCTGGTTTGCCGCGCTGGTTACGTGTTTGGCTATGCAATTACTGGTCGCCACCGTTTACGCCGAACTGTCGTCACAGTTCCCGATCGCGGGGGGGGCATATAAATGGACGCATCAGTTGGCTGGTGCGACTGCAGGGCAATTCGCCGGCGTCATTTATGTGAGTTCGACTATTGCCATGCTAACCACAACTGCTTATACCGGCGGCGTGTGGCTATCCCTGTTTTCTGGCTTGCCCGGGGAGACAGGCCATGCTTTAGTCATGTGGGGAGCCGTATTCCTGCTGCTTTGCACCCTGGTCAACGTGGTTAACGTCAATATTTTCAAGCTGGTCATCACGCTTGGGGTTTATGCCGAGGTGGTGGGATCGCTAGGCGTGGCGCTCCTGCTGTTTCTCTTCTTCAGGCAGCATTCGTTCTCGGAATTGTTCCAGCATCTCGGCACCGGAACCGCGCCCGGCGAAACCGCGGCATTTCTTGCAGCACTTGCTATCGCAGGCTGGGCATTCATCGGCTTTGATGCATGTTCGACAATCGCGGAGGAAACCAATGAGCCCAAGCGCATGGTGCCGCGCGCCGTATTTTTATCGTTGTGCGTGGTGGGATCAGTCGTGCTCTTCAATTCCGCCGCGCTGACGTTGGCATTCGACCGGGATACGCTTCAAACCGCGAGCAACACATCTGATCCAATCACTCCCGTGATAGTCAGCAGTTTCGGCCACTGGGCTGAGAAGCCGTTTCTAGGGATTGTGATGGTTGCATTCCTGGCTTGTGGCGCGTCAGTGGTGAAATATACCTCGCGCATTGTTTATTCAATGGCGCGGGAAGGGAACATGCCTGCTGTGTTAAGCGAGCTCGCGCCGGACAAGACGCCCCGTAAGGCGGTGCTGTTTACCGTCTCGCTGGCCGGACTCGGATTGCTGTTTGGGCTGAACGACGGCGCAGTGGCGACGGTAATAGCGTTCGGGACCGGAGGACTCTATGCCATGTTCTCGATGACCACAGGGGTGGGGTTGTATACCAGGCTGACGGGTCGCTGGAACCCGGCGTTAGGCGAGCTCAAGCTCGGTGGGTGGGGTTTGGCGATCAATACGGTAGCTTTTCTCTGGTCTGTGTTCGAACTCATTAATATTGCATGGCCGCGCCCCTATGCGGTGTCGCCCGCCGCCCCATGGTGGCAGCTTTGGGCGGTACCCCTCGTGCTGGGCGGTATCGTCGGCGTGACGTCGTTGTACATTCTGGTAAACAAAATCCGAAAAAAAACGGCGCCACGCAAGGTCGCGCCGCAGTAA
- a CDS encoding urea amidolyase associated protein UAAP2, whose product MSATQVVESRLDPEAAVVDEICPAGEPWVKLVMQGQIFRIVDLGGNQAVDTLFYNASRATERYSATNTIRRQQMLYLTTGSMLYSNCGNVMLTLVADTCGRHDTLGGACAAESNTVRYGLDKFPMHSCRDNFLHALAHDPVCEHLGMGKRDLPSNINFFMNVPVGEEGGLEFVDGLSAPGKYVEMKAEMDVVVLISNCPQLNNPCNAYNPTPIRLLVWDDPNV is encoded by the coding sequence ATGAGCGCAACACAAGTTGTCGAAAGCAGGCTTGATCCCGAGGCGGCGGTGGTGGATGAGATATGTCCCGCGGGCGAGCCCTGGGTCAAGCTGGTGATGCAGGGACAAATATTCCGAATCGTGGATTTGGGTGGGAATCAGGCGGTGGATACGCTGTTCTACAATGCATCGAGGGCGACCGAGCGATATAGCGCTACAAATACGATTCGCCGCCAGCAGATGCTGTATCTCACCACCGGCAGCATGCTGTACTCCAACTGCGGGAATGTCATGCTCACCCTCGTGGCCGACACATGCGGGCGGCATGATACGCTGGGTGGGGCCTGCGCGGCGGAAAGCAATACGGTGCGGTATGGGCTGGACAAATTTCCGATGCACAGTTGCCGCGACAACTTCCTGCATGCGCTCGCTCACGATCCCGTATGCGAGCATCTGGGTATGGGCAAGCGCGATCTGCCCAGCAACATCAATTTCTTCATGAACGTGCCCGTTGGCGAGGAAGGCGGCCTGGAGTTCGTCGATGGCTTATCCGCGCCAGGCAAGTATGTGGAGATGAAAGCGGAAATGGATGTGGTGGTGCTCATCTCAAATTGTCCGCAACTGAACAACCCCTGCAACGCCTACAACCCCACGCCGATCCGGTTGCTGGTATGGGACGATCCAAACGTGTGA
- the rnk gene encoding nucleoside diphosphate kinase regulator, which translates to MNRKPRVVLTSQDLERLETLLESHPANAFPGKNELRAELDRADVVEPEQIPPTVVTMNSTVRFSIDTSGEDFCLTLVYPKDVDGSGNTISILAPVGSALLGLSTGDEIEWPRPGGGTIKVRIVEVIYQPEREGKFHR; encoded by the coding sequence ATGAATCGCAAACCCCGCGTTGTATTGACATCCCAGGATCTGGAACGGCTTGAAACTTTGCTTGAGTCCCATCCAGCCAATGCCTTTCCAGGCAAGAATGAACTCCGTGCCGAGCTCGACCGCGCGGACGTTGTCGAGCCCGAGCAAATTCCGCCAACCGTCGTGACCATGAATTCGACAGTGCGCTTCAGCATCGATACCTCCGGCGAAGATTTCTGCCTGACCCTCGTCTACCCAAAGGATGTGGATGGCAGTGGCAATACCATTTCCATCCTCGCACCGGTCGGCAGTGCACTCCTCGGTCTCTCCACCGGGGATGAAATCGAGTGGCCACGTCCGGGTGGTGGCACGATTAAAGTACGGATAGTTGAAGTAATTTATCAACCGGAACGCGAGGGAAAATTCCACCGTTAG
- a CDS encoding O-methyltransferase → MTNMQSPTIFNPAVLVPVNPAIEKYMRSLVSQTTDHPVLIEMEAVAEKNNFPIVGRLVGVFLQMLAKTLNAENVFEFGSGYGYSAYWFAKAIPPGGKVICTDGDSLNKTKAEQYLGAAGLMEKIDFRVGIAQEIFAQSDGLFDICYNDADKGDYPEIWRMAKNRIRPGGLYVADNVLWHGRVAVERYVDIVPGWTEAILEHNRLIFDDPEFDAFINPTRDGVVVARKKLPE, encoded by the coding sequence ATGACAAATATGCAATCCCCAACCATTTTCAACCCCGCCGTGTTGGTCCCGGTTAACCCGGCAATCGAAAAATACATGCGTAGTCTGGTAAGCCAGACTACGGATCATCCTGTACTGATCGAGATGGAGGCTGTGGCCGAGAAAAATAATTTTCCAATAGTCGGACGATTGGTGGGCGTTTTTCTTCAAATGCTGGCGAAGACGCTTAATGCCGAAAACGTATTTGAGTTCGGCAGTGGCTATGGTTATTCCGCCTACTGGTTCGCGAAAGCAATTCCTCCTGGCGGTAAGGTGATTTGCACGGATGGCGATTCGCTCAATAAAACCAAGGCTGAACAATACCTGGGTGCTGCGGGTCTAATGGAGAAAATTGATTTCCGGGTTGGTATCGCCCAGGAGATATTTGCGCAGAGCGACGGACTGTTTGATATCTGTTATAACGACGCGGACAAGGGTGATTATCCCGAGATCTGGCGCATGGCCAAAAACCGGATTCGTCCTGGCGGCCTTTATGTTGCCGATAATGTCCTATGGCATGGACGAGTCGCAGTCGAACGGTATGTCGACATTGTGCCCGGTTGGACAGAGGCAATACTCGAGCATAATCGTCTCATTTTCGATGACCCGGAATTTGATGCCTTCATCAACCCTACTCGCGATGGCGTGGTCGTGGCGCGCAAAAAACTCCCCGAATGA
- a CDS encoding urea amidolyase associated protein UAAP1, producing the protein MNQPHALLWDQYIPGGCHWSGILRRGLTLRLTDINGGANAAVLFFNPEEKLERYNMADTLKSQHTFRLTKGHACHSDMGRIFCCITEDTAGWNDTACGVSDTSLVREKYGMTRFQEQRNEMFRSGLDGMLIELGKWGLGMRDMVANINFFSKVTADAAGAVTFHSGNSKAGDYVDLSFEMDTLVILSSAPHPLDPAKLYRPGAVGLAAFATPPSTASACARIPENMRALQNTRHLYGCDGGAA; encoded by the coding sequence ATGAACCAGCCGCACGCACTTCTTTGGGATCAGTACATTCCTGGCGGATGCCATTGGTCGGGCATTTTGCGCCGGGGCTTGACGCTGCGTTTGACGGACATTAATGGCGGGGCGAATGCCGCGGTACTGTTTTTTAATCCTGAAGAAAAACTGGAACGGTACAACATGGCGGATACGCTGAAGTCGCAGCACACGTTCCGCTTGACGAAAGGACATGCCTGTCACTCAGACATGGGTCGTATTTTCTGCTGCATTACCGAGGATACCGCGGGGTGGAACGATACGGCGTGTGGCGTGAGCGACACCTCATTGGTACGTGAAAAATACGGCATGACGCGCTTTCAGGAACAGCGGAATGAGATGTTTCGGAGTGGGCTGGATGGAATGCTGATTGAGCTCGGCAAGTGGGGGCTCGGCATGCGCGATATGGTCGCCAATATCAATTTCTTCAGTAAGGTTACCGCCGATGCAGCGGGCGCCGTGACCTTTCACTCGGGCAACAGCAAGGCCGGGGATTATGTGGACTTGAGCTTCGAGATGGATACGCTGGTGATCCTTTCCTCCGCACCGCACCCACTCGACCCCGCAAAGCTTTACCGCCCGGGCGCAGTCGGACTGGCAGCCTTTGCCACGCCACCGTCAACGGCTTCGGCGTGTGCACGCATCCCGGAGAATATGCGCGCATTGCAAAATACTCGACATCTATATGGCTGTGATGGAGGTGCGGCATGA
- a CDS encoding chemotaxis protein CheW, giving the protein MTHQYLVFLLDDQRYALRLSAIDRVVRMVHITPISSAADILLGVVNLEGLVTPAIDMRRRFNLPKREISLSDRLIFARTERRSVALVADTVTGVIECSEHNLIPAQRIVPGLTLVEGIIKFEDGLILIHNLDKFLSLEEEASVDLALAAS; this is encoded by the coding sequence ATGACTCACCAATATCTTGTTTTTCTTTTGGACGATCAACGTTATGCCCTGCGTCTGTCCGCGATAGACAGAGTCGTGCGAATGGTCCATATCACACCGATTTCGAGCGCGGCGGACATTCTGCTCGGCGTAGTCAATCTGGAGGGTCTGGTCACACCGGCTATTGACATGCGCCGGCGTTTTAATCTGCCGAAACGTGAAATTTCCCTGTCAGATCGTCTTATTTTCGCACGCACCGAACGGCGTTCTGTAGCGCTGGTGGCAGACACAGTAACGGGCGTTATCGAGTGTTCCGAGCATAACCTGATTCCCGCTCAGCGCATCGTCCCGGGACTCACCCTCGTTGAAGGCATTATAAAGTTTGAGGATGGGTTGATCCTCATCCATAACCTCGACAAATTTCTTTCACTTGAAGAAGAGGCGTCCGTGGATTTGGCCCTTGCTGCTTCCTAA
- a CDS encoding adenine phosphoribosyltransferase, protein MQIKSRIRTIAHYPREGIMFRDITTLLKDPVGLRATIQEIAKRHKEIKIDKIAGIESRGFIIGAPVAYELGVGFVPIRKKGKLPAETRGRDYQLEYGSDRIEIHVDAIQKGDRVLLVDDLIATGGTAEAAAALIQDMGGEVVECCFVIDLPEVGGRSRLVNQGLKVFSLCEFEGD, encoded by the coding sequence ATGCAAATTAAATCACGTATTCGCACCATCGCGCACTACCCTCGTGAAGGCATCATGTTTCGCGACATTACGACCTTGTTGAAGGACCCGGTGGGGTTGCGGGCAACGATCCAGGAGATTGCCAAGCGTCATAAGGAAATAAAAATCGATAAGATCGCGGGGATCGAGTCGCGCGGTTTCATCATCGGAGCGCCGGTTGCTTACGAGCTCGGCGTCGGTTTCGTGCCTATACGCAAAAAGGGAAAGCTGCCGGCGGAGACCCGCGGGCGTGACTATCAATTGGAATATGGCAGCGATCGCATCGAGATTCACGTGGACGCGATTCAGAAGGGCGACCGCGTGCTTCTGGTGGATGACCTCATAGCGACAGGGGGAACGGCGGAGGCCGCCGCCGCGCTGATACAGGACATGGGCGGAGAAGTGGTGGAATGCTGCTTCGTCATCGACCTGCCCGAGGTCGGCGGCAGGTCGAGGTTGGTGAACCAGGGGCTTAAGGTGTTCTCGCTATGCGAATTCGAAGGTGATTAG